A region of the Stegostoma tigrinum isolate sSteTig4 chromosome 5, sSteTig4.hap1, whole genome shotgun sequence genome:
TGCAGCCAGTCAGATGGTGAGCTCTGTCGCTGGTGTACCTGCCTCATCGGGTAACCATTCGGATAGGGACCTTTTCACTGCTCAGCTACGCGACAGCTACGATCAACGCCTGGACTTATCTAAAGTGGTGGTTAAAGAAGAGAGGGACGAAAATATGGAAACTTCTCTGCACACACAGATTGCAGCCTGCGCACAGACTACGGTACATTTGCCCACGGGCCAACCTACCCCTCCCACTAGCCCGGAACCCAGCTCTGCAAATTCCCACGGTAGATCGGCACCTGGCAAGGAAAAAGCCAAGAAACCAGTCGACCGACAGAGCTCCGAGTACCgacagaggagagagaggaaTAACATCGCCGTGAGAAAAAGCAGAGATAAAGCTAAGCAGCGTAACATAGAGATGCAGCAGAAAGTCATAGAACTCAATGCCGAAAACGATCGTTTGCATAAAAAAATAGAGCAGTTGTCAAGCGAACTTGCGATTATGAGGAACTTTTTTGAGCAACAACCGAATGCTGCATCGTTCCTCAGTGCAAATGCAGATTGTCGGTGACTGTTGAATAAAACTTAAGTAACATCCAGTAGACCTGATACCTCACCAAAGAATCAATAATTTTGTAGCAAATACTGTGAACTTAGAAATGCGTAATTTTTCTGGCCTTGGGAGATCTAAATTCCTGAAACTTGTTGCAGACTGCCTTAAAAACTTTGCCATAGCAACAAAGGTTGACAGTTCgtttaaattatttttttaattctaattttctATACTCTTAAATGCATTAATGCAGCTAAGGTACATTTATATGCCACAATTATGAActttatatttttcattttagtCATGGTTGATAGAGCATGGTTGACGTCTTTTATATTGACTGTATTTCGTTTTATGAAAAGAATCATTAAATACATCAATTTCTATTTGTCTGGTGTATTTGTTCAATACCTGTGTTCTGCAGGGTTGGGCACAACCAAACAAAAGGTGAATGGAAAGTTTTCAGCTGGCAGGATACCGTGTACTTTGCTGAGTCATACTGGGAGTAAGAATGCATGTGAACACGTAATACTCGCTTGGCCCCAAGGTTTTTAATAAATTCAATCACTGAATACTTGACATACCTGACTAAGTAAAAGTATTCAACAGTAGATAGAAGGAATTTTTACAGGACGATTCAGCTTCCAAGCAGTGTTAGTTCTGAAGTGAATTTTCAATTAACGTAATCAACGAAACTAAGAGTATGCCGTATCAGATTCTTCAGTCACTAAATATTGCCTGGCAAACAAGCTGTAATTCACTGTGATCCTAACTTGAGGTGGTGCAAACTATTGATTGGCCAATAGCAATTTGTCATTTTAAGATAGTGACATTGTAAACTACCTTAGCTTTTTTTAAAGGTGGTTACTACTTCTGTACAAATTGGTTGACAAATATGTAAGATAAAGTGGCAGAAATGGAATTTGCAAGTACTTTTCATCGTCTACCATGCTTTAAAATGTCAACTTCTACCTTTCAAAAGAAACATATGCAAGTCATTTATTTCCTTCTCAGTG
Encoded here:
- the cebpd gene encoding CCAAT/enhancer-binding protein delta; the encoded protein is MSNLYNLDSRCVSPCFPLFSLEPANFYEGFNGGAKPNRGMCEERNNLVELNPAGDIYDDETAIDFSPYVVEPVTGSQLELYSDDLLADLFASTNKPHKSQPDYGFLPPAASQMVSSVAGVPASSGNHSDRDLFTAQLRDSYDQRLDLSKVVVKEERDENMETSLHTQIAACAQTTVHLPTGQPTPPTSPEPSSANSHGRSAPGKEKAKKPVDRQSSEYRQRRERNNIAVRKSRDKAKQRNIEMQQKVIELNAENDRLHKKIEQLSSELAIMRNFFEQQPNAASFLSANADCR